The Phoenix dactylifera cultivar Barhee BC4 chromosome 17, palm_55x_up_171113_PBpolish2nd_filt_p, whole genome shotgun sequence genome contains a region encoding:
- the LOC103715067 gene encoding plant UBX domain-containing protein 8-like, with protein sequence MARPPQDAIETFMSITGASEAVALQKLEEHGGDLNEAVNAHFNEGVRINTQQAPIPAPRDDFMHMDDPLDDEALRPTLPQLSPNLNPFSLLDSTFGRNFFDDGRATGIPSIAPRVSHPREVREIPIEVKDGNTQPGSSGLGPTMEDVTGNIPTHDLEVHGTVIIDDDDEDEDLPTAPADHNNTSIGGPLGRHHNPSGSPLVDVTDYNNDIEEEMLQAAIEASKREVEGRPSQEFDVPNDSNGPKLDQKSPALEDAELARAVSLSLKTAEQERAFQGQGVHTGENQFSNSAVMEVDDVDRVTAAEGRQGFGSAKTGSSSQLKSEEGNISVQEETEDVEEQPLVRHRSGRISSGNAELAESGRLGYSPPSSPRQNNAGSRPSYNGDAFRSDEWGGISSEEHDEAVMLEAAMFGGIPEVASYHFAYPSHQVMQTGSDQSSTFYPRIPRPPSPTLMAQRLLREQQDDEYLASLQADQEKELKAQQEAELRRLEEAAAREAALEKQKQEEEENCRKQLEEEERERKLVAKEAFLPQEPSPDDENAVTLLVRMPDGSRRGRRFLKSDKLQFLLDYIDIGRVVKPGTYRLVRPYPRRAFTEGESELSLGQLGLTGKQEALFLELI encoded by the exons GAACATGGTGGGGACCTGAATGAAGCTGTGAATGCACATTTCAATGAAGGAGTTAGGATAAA CACACAACAAGCACCCATTCCAGCCCCCCGCGATGATTTTATGCACATGGATGATCCACTTGATGATGAAGCCCTAAGACCTACTCTTCCACAGCTTTCTCCAAATTTGAACCCATTTTCGCTCCTTGATTCAACTTTTGGTCGAAATTTTTTTGATGATGGACGAGCTACCGGTATTCCGAGCATTGCCCCACGAGTTTCACATCCAAGGGAGGTGAGGGAGATACCTATTGAAGTTAAGGATGGGAATACGCAACCTGGTTCTTCTGGTCTAGGGCCTACCATGGAGGATGTTACTGGAAACATACCTACACATGATCTGGAGGTTCATGGGACTGTCAttattgatgatgatgatgaagatgaggaCCTTCCAACTGCTCCTGCTGATCATAATAACACTTCTATTGGTGGTCCTCTCGGAAGGCATCACAACCCAAGTGGTTCTCCATTGGTTGATGTGACTGACTATAACAATGACATCGAAGAGGAAATGCTACAAGCTGCAATTGAAGCTTCCAAACGAGAAGTTGAGGGGCGCCCTAGTCAGGAGTTTGATGTTCCTAAT GACTCGAATGGTCCCAAGCTTGATCAGAAGTCCCCTGCATTGGAGGATGCTGAGCTTGCACGTGCAGTCTCACTGTCCTTAAAG ACTGCAGAGCAAGAAAGAGCATTTCAGGGGCAGGGGGTGCATACTGGAGAGAATCAGTTTTCTAATTCAGCTGTCATGGAAGTGGATGATGTGGACAGAGTTACTGCAGCAGAAGGAAG GCAAGGATTTGGTTCTGCGAAGACTGGATCTTCAAGTCAATtaaaatcagaggaaggcaaTATATCTGTCCAAGAGGAAACTGAAGATGTGGAGGAGCAGCCTCTAGTGAGGCACCGTTCCGGACGCATTTCTTCGGGAAATGCAGAATTAGCAGAATCTGGACGATTGGGTTATAGTCCTCCATCAAGTCCTCGGCAGAACAATGCTGGCAGTCGTCCTTCATATAATGGAGATGCCTTTCGGTCAGACGAG TGGGGTGGCATATCTTCTGAAGAGCATGATGAAGCTGTCATGCTTGAGGCTGCAATGTTTGGTGGCATTCCAGAAGTAGCATCGTATCATTTTGCATACCCATCTCATCAAGTCATGCAAACTGGTTCAGATCAAAGCTCAACTTTCTATCCTCGTATACCTCGTCCACCATCGCCAACACTGATGGCACAACGCTTGTTAAGGGAGCAACAG GATGACGAGTATCTTGCATCATTGCAAGCAGATCAAGAAAAAGAGTTAAAGGCCCAGCAGGAGGCTGAACTTCGGCGTTTGGAGGAGGCTGCTGCCAGAGAAGCTGCACTTGAAAAGCAAAaacaggaagaggaagaaaactgCAGGAAACAACTTGAGGAAGAG GAGCGTGAGAGGAAACTTGTTGCAAAAGAAGCTTTTCTTCCACAGGAACCTTCTCCAGATGATGAAAATGCTGTCACACTTCTTGTCCGCATGCCTGATGGCAGCCGCCGTGGACGTCGCTTTCTGAAATCCGACAAGCTTCAG TTCCTTCTTGATTATATAGACATCGGAAGGGTGGTTAAGCCTGGCACCTACAGATTG GTGAGGCCATATCCACGGCGTGCATTCACTGAGGGAGAAAGTGAGCTTTCACTTGGTCAACTGGGTCTGACTGGCAAGCAAGAAGCATTATTCTTAGAGTTAATCTAG
- the LOC103715077 gene encoding probable methyltransferase PMT16 has product MLNVTTTTTPLSNPQKKIPNLLPLLLLIALLCSASYLLAALQRTSGGGAAPFSYSLHPSPPCTKLSSSSSNTTATAISSTVIAVDFTAHHGSAAAAGRRHFPVCDAMYTDYTPCHDHSRSSKFPRERHAHMERHCPAKNELLRCLVPPPAGYQRPLPWPESRDAAWFANVPHPKLVVDKGKQNWVGVEGDRFRFPGGGTTFPWGADAYIKEIERLIPLRDGSIRTALDAGCGVASWGAYLLSRSILTMSFAPRDSHKAQVQLALERGVPAMLGIFATDRLPYPSRAFDMAHCSRCLIPWHLYDGLYLIEIDQILRPGGYWILSGPPINWKQHWKGWQMKQKDLRALQSTIEAIARSLCWKKLKEKGDIAIWQKPANHIECNATRKASLMPGFCSAQDPDAAWYTKMEACITPQPEVAGMQEKAGGELKKWPKRLMAVPPRIGSGSINGVAPKMFLKDTELWKRRVRYYKEASTELTQKGRYRNLLDMNSGLGGFATALIDDPVWVMNMVPTIATADTLGVIYERGLIGTYHDWCEAMSTYPRTYDLLHADLVFTLYKDR; this is encoded by the exons ATGCTCAACGTCACGACCACGACCACCCCTCTCTCCAATCCACAGAAGAAGATTCCcaacctcctccccctcctcctcctcatcgcCTTACTCTGCTCCGCCTCGTACCTCCTCGCCGCCTTGCAGCGCACCTCCGGCGGCGGCGCCGCCCCCTTCTCCTACTCCCTCCACCCCTCCCCCCCATGCACCaaactctcctcctcctcctccaacactaCCGCCACCGCCATCTCCTCTACCGTCATCGCCGTCGACTTCACCGCCCACCAcggctccgccgccgccgccggccgccgccaCTTTCCCGTTTGCGACGCCATGTACACCGATTACACCCCATGCCACGATCACAGCCGTTCGTCGAAATTCCCGCGCGAGCGGCACGCCCACATGGAGCGGCACTGCCCAGCGAAGAACGAGCTCCTTCGATGCCTGGTGCCGCCGCCGGCGGGGTACCAACGGCCGCTGCCGTGGCCGGAAAGCCGGGACGCGGCGTGGTTCGCGAACGTGCCGCACCCGAAGTTGGTAGTGGACAAGGGGAAGCAAAACTGGGTCGGGGTGGAAGGCGACCGCTTTCGGTTCCCCGGCGGCGGGACGACGTTTCCTTGGGGAGCCGACGCTTATATCAAGGAGATCGAACGGCTGATTCCTCTTCGTGATGGGTCCATCAGGACAGCGCTGGACGCCGGATGCGGG GTAGCTAGCTGGGGAGCTTACCTTCTATCTCGGAGCATCCTTACCATGTCCTTTGCACCGAGGGACAGCCACAAGGCTCAGGTCCAGCTCGCCCTCGAGCGCGGCGTCCCTGCGATGCTTGGCATCTTCGCCACCGATCGCCTCCCCTACCCCTCGAGGGCCTTCGACATGGCCCACTGCTCTCGCTGCCTCATTCCATGGCACCTCTATG ACGGGCTCTACCTAATTGAGATCGACCAAATCCTTCGGCCTGGGGGGTACTGGATTCTTTCAGGGCCACCAATCAATTGGAAGCAACACTGGAAAGGCTGGCAGATGAAACAGAAAGATCTAAGGGCTTTGCAATCCACCATCGAAGCCATCGCAAGGAGCCTCTGCTGGAAGAAGCTGAAGGAGAAGGGAGACATCGCAATATGGCAGAAGCCCGCCAACCATATCGAATGCAATGCTACCCGAAAGGCCTCGCTGATGCCGGGGTTCTGCTCAGCTCAAGACCCGGATGCTGCATG GTACACAAAAATGGAAGCCTGCATCACTCCCCAGCCTGAGGTGGCTGGAATGCAAGAGAAAGCGGGAGGAGAACTGAAGAAATGGCCTAAGAGACTGATGGCAGTGCCGCCAAGGATCGGTAGTGGAAGCATCAATGGTGTTGCACCCAAGATGTTCTTGAAGGATACTGAGCTGTGGAAGAGGAGAGTGAGGTACTACAAGGAAGCAAGTACAGAATTAACGCAGAAAGGGCGGTATCGCAATCTACTCGACATGAATTCAGGGCTTGGAGGATTTGCTACTGCGCTGATTGATGACCCAGTGTGGGTCATGAACATGGTTCCGACCATTGCGACGGCTGACACCCTTGGAGTCATCTATGAGCGTGGATTAATTGGAACGTATCATGATTG GTGTGAAGCCATGTCTACTTATCCCAGGACTTATGATCTCCTCCATGCTGACTTGGTGTTCACCCTTTACAAAGACAGGTAG